The Sporosarcina ureae genome includes a region encoding these proteins:
- a CDS encoding nucleoside triphosphate pyrophosphohydrolase, producing MPIYNKLVRDLIPEIIEADGKTCVTHTLNDSQYIAELHKKMHEELAEYEEATNAEDAVEELSDLLELIHAAAAYHGATVEELEAVRAEKATARGGFEERIYLVEVADD from the coding sequence ATGCCGATCTATAATAAACTCGTCCGCGACCTCATCCCAGAGATCATCGAAGCCGACGGAAAAACGTGCGTCACGCATACGTTGAATGACTCACAATACATAGCTGAACTACATAAGAAAATGCACGAAGAACTAGCGGAGTACGAAGAAGCAACGAACGCAGAAGATGCTGTGGAGGAACTGTCTGACCTATTGGAACTCATTCACGCGGCAGCGGCTTATCACGGCGCGACGGTTGAGGAACTAGAAGCTGTACGTGCGGAGAAAGCTACAGCACGTGGCGGATTTGAGGAAAGAATTTATTTGGTGGAAGTGGCGGATGACTAA
- a CDS encoding enoyl-CoA hydratase-related protein: MNNEDMFIEKKGTIATLSFNRVQKRNALNLNTWKLIPRLLKKLEDDDEIKVVILRGKDSTAFATGADISEFDEFLKDENALNDFDLSVEKAEAALQNFPKPIIAMIQNYCIGGGCQVALACDMRFTSDNGVFGITPARLGVIYGLNATKNLVDTVGPSRAKDILFSGRFLHAEEALRIGLVDKVYPDDEIIVKTYEYANLLASKAQKSIKGSKKIIKIILDDSTMNKSEVDSLMKDAYESKDFKEGYTSFIEKRTPNFIDI, from the coding sequence ATGAATAATGAGGACATGTTTATTGAAAAGAAAGGCACCATAGCTACTCTAAGCTTTAATAGAGTTCAAAAAAGAAATGCATTAAATTTAAACACTTGGAAACTTATACCTAGGTTGTTAAAAAAGCTTGAAGATGATGATGAAATTAAAGTGGTTATTTTAAGGGGGAAAGATAGTACAGCGTTTGCTACCGGAGCAGATATTAGTGAATTTGATGAGTTTTTAAAAGATGAAAATGCGTTAAATGATTTTGATCTTAGCGTCGAAAAAGCCGAGGCGGCTTTACAGAATTTTCCTAAGCCTATTATAGCAATGATTCAAAACTATTGTATTGGTGGTGGGTGTCAAGTAGCGCTAGCTTGTGATATGAGATTTACCTCTGATAATGGGGTATTTGGCATTACCCCTGCTAGACTGGGAGTTATTTATGGGTTAAATGCAACAAAAAATTTAGTGGATACTGTGGGACCTTCAAGGGCAAAAGATATTCTATTTTCAGGACGATTTTTACATGCAGAAGAAGCATTAAGGATAGGATTAGTAGACAAAGTCTATCCTGATGATGAAATTATTGTGAAAACTTATGAATATGCGAATCTGCTAGCCAGCAAAGCACAAAAGTCTATTAAAGGTTCCAAGAAAATTATTAAGATTATACTTGATGATTCCACTATGAATAAAAGTGAAGTAGATTCACTAATGAAAGATGCATATGAATCTAAAGATTTTAAAGAAGGATACACTTCATTTATAGAGAAAAGAACACCTAATTTTATCGACATATAA
- the dctP gene encoding TRAP transporter substrate-binding protein DctP, whose translation MTYRIKKSVAFLLTLIVISSLALSACSKSSSNSASTEDDSDKPVKLKLAHQFASVTDGEGDYRSLLADRFAKEVEERSNGSIQIEVYPADSLMKGKEHYSALQKGSLDMAVYLPFYDAGKVNEFSISLMPGIIKNSAEAWKWPGSKIGDEVEGLLDNNGIKMLVWTWAPTTLATKGKKENVVKEPSDLKGLKLRGAGNDSEQMFEDLGAGIASMASSELYSALQTGVLDGTLTSYSSFMSYRLFEVVDNFLYPDDNAIMYALMPLVISSDVYDNKLNEEQKAIVDEVSAELQEWVIEAVEEDNSQVVQTFKDNGVNVYEISPEESKKWFEAAQPTVEKFAESSEEANRLIKAARELNE comes from the coding sequence ATGACCTATCGAATAAAGAAAAGTGTAGCCTTTTTATTGACACTAATTGTTATCTCATCTTTAGCTTTATCTGCATGCAGCAAATCTTCAAGTAATAGCGCTTCTACTGAGGATGATTCAGACAAGCCGGTAAAATTAAAACTTGCCCATCAATTTGCTTCTGTCACAGATGGAGAAGGGGACTACCGATCTTTATTAGCAGATAGGTTCGCGAAAGAAGTAGAAGAGAGAAGTAATGGAAGTATACAAATTGAAGTATATCCAGCCGACTCTTTAATGAAGGGTAAGGAGCATTACAGCGCCCTGCAAAAAGGAAGTCTTGATATGGCTGTTTATTTACCTTTTTATGATGCTGGTAAAGTAAACGAATTCAGCATATCTTTGATGCCCGGAATTATTAAGAATAGTGCAGAGGCATGGAAATGGCCAGGTTCAAAAATTGGTGATGAAGTCGAAGGTTTATTGGATAATAACGGTATTAAAATGCTTGTTTGGACTTGGGCACCAACTACATTAGCGACAAAAGGAAAAAAAGAAAACGTCGTTAAAGAGCCAAGCGATCTTAAAGGTTTAAAATTAAGAGGTGCAGGAAATGATTCTGAACAAATGTTCGAAGACTTGGGTGCTGGAATTGCCAGCATGGCATCATCTGAACTGTACAGTGCTCTACAAACTGGCGTATTGGACGGGACTCTCACGTCTTATTCTTCTTTTATGTCTTATAGACTTTTTGAAGTAGTGGATAACTTTTTATATCCTGATGATAACGCTATTATGTATGCTTTAATGCCGTTAGTAATAAGTTCCGATGTCTATGACAATAAATTAAATGAAGAACAAAAAGCAATAGTTGACGAAGTTTCTGCAGAGCTTCAAGAATGGGTTATAGAGGCTGTAGAAGAAGATAATTCTCAAGTTGTACAAACCTTCAAGGACAACGGTGTGAATGTATATGAAATTTCTCCGGAGGAATCGAAAAAATGGTTTGAAGCAGCACAACCTACTGTCGAAAAGTTCGCCGAGTCTTCTGAAGAGGCGAATAGATTAATTAAGGCTGCTCGAGAACTTAATGAATAA
- a CDS encoding CaiB/BaiF CoA transferase family protein: MQPLKGRKVIDLTQALAGPFCSMVLADLGAEVIKVEKPKIGDDSRKMGPPFIEGESASFLAVNRNKKSVSIDLQTEKGVEVFKHLAKDADIVIENFRPGVVDRLGIGYESIKEINEKVIYCSISGFGQTGPYKNKGGFDIISQAFSGIMSTTGEEDGLPVKAGIAVSDSVAGLTAVYGILASLIQRDNTGTGQYLETSLVESTLAICSWESAYYFATKETPKALGSSHRLAAPYQAFKTKDAHIIIGCANQKLWEEFANTLGRKDLLCDQRFKDNSKRVENMKILQDIIENELSVKRSDEWLDILDKAGVPSGPINKFDQIIEDTYLQERDMIIEMEHPKLGKIKNIGNPIKYENSIERDNRPAPYLGENTEQVLQEAGYSTEEVQELLSTNIIYKN; encoded by the coding sequence ATGCAGCCTCTTAAAGGCAGGAAAGTTATTGATTTGACTCAAGCATTAGCAGGACCTTTCTGTTCAATGGTCTTAGCGGATTTAGGAGCAGAGGTAATTAAAGTTGAAAAGCCAAAGATAGGGGATGATTCTAGGAAGATGGGTCCTCCTTTCATTGAAGGTGAAAGCGCTTCCTTCCTTGCTGTAAATCGAAATAAAAAAAGCGTTTCTATTGATTTACAAACTGAAAAAGGGGTTGAAGTTTTTAAACACCTTGCAAAAGATGCAGATATAGTTATTGAGAACTTTAGACCAGGAGTAGTTGATCGTCTAGGAATTGGCTATGAATCTATAAAAGAGATTAATGAAAAAGTTATTTATTGTTCAATATCTGGTTTTGGACAAACTGGACCCTATAAAAACAAAGGTGGATTTGACATAATTTCGCAAGCATTTTCAGGAATTATGAGTACAACAGGAGAAGAAGACGGATTACCTGTAAAAGCAGGTATTGCCGTTTCGGACTCTGTGGCAGGGCTCACAGCTGTTTACGGTATTTTAGCTTCTTTAATACAAAGAGATAATACAGGAACAGGACAATATTTAGAAACATCTCTTGTGGAATCAACACTTGCAATTTGTTCTTGGGAATCAGCATATTACTTTGCAACAAAAGAGACACCAAAAGCATTAGGCTCTTCGCATCGTCTAGCTGCACCTTATCAGGCTTTTAAAACAAAAGATGCTCATATTATTATAGGTTGCGCGAATCAGAAATTATGGGAGGAATTTGCCAATACGCTGGGTAGAAAAGATCTTCTATGCGATCAACGTTTCAAAGATAATTCAAAACGTGTTGAAAATATGAAGATTCTACAAGACATTATTGAAAATGAATTAAGTGTTAAAAGGTCTGATGAGTGGCTAGATATATTAGATAAGGCTGGCGTTCCAAGCGGTCCTATTAACAAATTCGACCAAATTATTGAAGATACTTACCTGCAGGAAAGAGATATGATTATTGAAATGGAGCACCCAAAACTAGGGAAAATTAAAAATATAGGGAACCCTATAAAATACGAGAATTCTATTGAAAGAGATAATCGACCTGCTCCTTATTTAGGAGAGAACACGGAACAAGTTCTACAAGAAGCAGGATATTCAACCGAAGAAGTTCAAGAATTACTTTCAACAAATATTATCTATAAAAATTAA
- a CDS encoding TRAP transporter large permease yields MSPFLVGLLIATSVIVLMLLGMPIFLSLGIVATVTMLLLGPLQFDMLGEQFFSALNGFELLAIPLFILMSAFFAKSDAGKDLFELAYRWFGKIPGGLAIANIFACGVFSALSGSSPATAAAIGGMGIPEMRKRGYPGEFAAAIIIAGGTLGILIPPSITMIIYGVAVQVSIGKLFLAGVLPGVLLIFLFSVWAAIYWIICCKKSGARLSDLDDLQIDFSWKEKFESLFKAWPSVLLIILIIGSLYSGVVTPSEIAALGAVVTLLIVLLWYRSLNRKSIQEILTSGARESSMILLIVAGALLLTYPISYLRVPQAITESLITLDISKWWIFIIINIVLLILGMFLPPAAIIVMVAPILAPLIHGLGFDPIWFAVIMTLNMEIGLITPPVGLNLFVVKPLVPDITFTEIFKAVIPFIIIIVITIILICIFPQIALWLPSLI; encoded by the coding sequence ATGAGCCCTTTTTTAGTCGGATTACTTATTGCAACTAGTGTAATAGTTTTGATGTTATTAGGGATGCCTATCTTCCTTAGTCTTGGTATTGTGGCTACAGTAACTATGCTTTTACTGGGACCCTTACAGTTCGATATGCTCGGCGAACAATTTTTCTCTGCTCTTAACGGCTTCGAATTGTTAGCAATTCCTTTATTCATTTTAATGAGTGCTTTTTTTGCGAAATCAGATGCAGGAAAAGATTTATTTGAATTAGCATACCGATGGTTCGGAAAAATTCCAGGTGGCTTGGCAATTGCAAATATATTCGCTTGTGGAGTATTTTCAGCATTGTCTGGTTCAAGCCCCGCAACAGCAGCAGCGATCGGTGGTATGGGAATCCCAGAAATGAGGAAAAGAGGATATCCAGGAGAATTTGCCGCAGCTATCATTATTGCTGGCGGGACCTTAGGCATTTTAATCCCTCCTAGTATCACCATGATTATCTATGGTGTTGCAGTTCAAGTTTCAATAGGAAAGTTATTTTTAGCAGGTGTTCTTCCAGGAGTCTTACTTATTTTTTTATTCTCCGTATGGGCAGCGATATACTGGATAATTTGTTGCAAAAAGTCTGGCGCAAGACTTTCTGATTTAGATGATCTTCAAATTGATTTTTCTTGGAAAGAGAAATTTGAATCGCTCTTTAAGGCATGGCCATCAGTATTATTAATTATATTAATTATCGGATCTCTTTACTCCGGAGTAGTGACGCCAAGTGAGATAGCTGCCCTGGGTGCTGTTGTGACATTACTAATTGTATTGTTATGGTATAGAAGTTTGAATAGAAAGAGCATTCAGGAGATCTTGACAAGTGGCGCACGTGAATCGAGTATGATATTGCTTATCGTAGCCGGAGCACTACTACTAACCTATCCAATTAGTTATCTTCGTGTGCCTCAAGCAATTACTGAGAGTTTGATAACTCTAGATATATCAAAATGGTGGATATTTATCATTATCAACATTGTTCTATTAATCTTGGGTATGTTCTTACCTCCCGCTGCGATTATTGTAATGGTTGCACCTATACTCGCTCCCCTTATTCATGGGCTTGGTTTTGATCCTATATGGTTTGCGGTTATCATGACTTTAAACATGGAAATTGGTTTAATAACCCCACCTGTGGGACTAAATTTATTTGTAGTAAAACCGTTGGTTCCAGATATAACCTTTACAGAGATTTTCAAAGCAGTTATACCCTTTATAATCATTATTGTAATAACTATTATATTAATTTGTATTTTCCCGCAAATTGCTTTATGGCTCCCAAGTTTGATCTAG
- a CDS encoding DEAD/DEAH box helicase family protein has translation MTKLRLLTKNLLDDLKRLTAEADTIYWMTAFMMKTGVKEVLPVLRDASMRGADIKILTGDYLSITQPDALQLLHEGVPTAELRMIESGGTSFHPKAYLFKSKNSSTVIIGSSNLSRSALTKGVEWNLYAPSAVDEEIFETSADEFMKMFLSPNTVPINNEQIDLYRTRYDETNRKLPFSSVWEPQTEIEMTFGATEQEESSIVDPTAPYQSSVLDPRPAQQLALTALNQTVEAGYEKALVVLATGLGKTYLAAFFAESYKRVLFIAHREELLTQAQASFARVFPNRTSGIYNGQQRQADTEFVFASIQTLARQYHLHQFSPTAFDLVVVDEFHHAAATTYERVLDYFKPEFLLGLTATPDRLDNKDVYSLCDGNEAISIHFLDAIRQNWLSPFVYYGVLDETDYSQLKWHNNRYDEEELLRLQVRDSYAEAVLDAWNKNKKTRTIGFCSSIKQAIYLSDYFTEAGYRSLALHGSTDRQTRTTARNLLETGQLDIIFTVDLFNEGVDIPSVDTLLFARPTESLTVFTQQIGRGLRLATGKSHCVIIDLIGNYRNARKKFEVFNENKELPTKINSETFTESGNFEFHFETAIIDLLEAMKQNEPIQQRLIDAYFDLKAELGHRPTYLEYHLKANEDAKAIQQNFKTYPILLEYAGELGDLEKEVLTQYRDLLIEINKTLMNKSYKMILLKYMLTRGASDWYRPVSPNEVAPFFHAYLMEKPYRRDADLSDRQGRLLRKYDEGKVAKLIATMPMTKWSGSSKGMFVFEGGVFGTQIEIEEQHEVILFGWVREICEYRLHWYFEKKNSI, from the coding sequence ATGACTAAGCTACGCCTACTGACGAAAAATTTGCTAGATGACTTAAAACGACTAACTGCGGAAGCGGATACGATCTACTGGATGACAGCGTTCATGATGAAAACTGGCGTGAAGGAAGTACTCCCCGTTTTACGTGATGCTTCTATGCGTGGCGCGGATATCAAAATACTAACCGGTGATTATTTATCAATTACACAACCCGATGCACTGCAACTATTACATGAAGGAGTACCCACTGCCGAACTTCGCATGATTGAAAGTGGCGGTACGTCCTTTCATCCAAAAGCGTATCTATTCAAATCAAAAAACAGCTCGACCGTCATCATTGGCTCGTCTAACTTATCGCGTTCCGCTTTAACGAAAGGTGTCGAATGGAACCTCTACGCACCATCGGCAGTCGACGAAGAAATTTTCGAAACGTCTGCAGATGAATTCATGAAGATGTTCTTATCTCCAAACACGGTGCCGATCAACAATGAACAAATCGATTTGTATAGAACACGATACGACGAAACGAATCGGAAACTACCCTTTAGTTCGGTATGGGAACCCCAAACTGAAATCGAAATGACATTCGGCGCAACGGAACAAGAAGAAAGCAGCATCGTCGATCCAACAGCACCTTACCAATCGTCTGTCTTGGACCCACGACCTGCCCAACAGCTAGCTCTCACTGCGCTCAATCAAACAGTTGAAGCCGGCTATGAAAAGGCACTCGTCGTCCTCGCGACGGGACTCGGGAAAACATATCTCGCAGCCTTTTTCGCAGAATCATATAAACGCGTACTCTTTATCGCCCATCGCGAAGAACTACTCACACAGGCACAAGCTTCATTCGCACGGGTCTTTCCGAATCGTACAAGCGGGATCTACAACGGCCAGCAGAGACAAGCAGACACGGAATTCGTCTTCGCATCGATCCAGACACTCGCGAGGCAATACCACTTGCACCAATTCTCTCCGACTGCGTTCGATCTAGTTGTCGTAGACGAATTCCATCATGCTGCCGCCACTACATACGAGCGAGTACTCGACTACTTCAAACCAGAGTTCCTACTTGGTCTAACCGCGACACCCGACCGACTTGACAACAAAGATGTCTACAGCCTATGCGACGGTAACGAAGCAATCTCGATTCACTTCCTAGACGCTATTCGGCAAAACTGGCTCTCCCCTTTCGTCTACTATGGTGTACTCGACGAAACGGATTACAGCCAACTGAAGTGGCACAATAATCGCTACGACGAAGAAGAATTACTGCGCTTGCAAGTACGTGACAGTTACGCAGAAGCAGTACTCGACGCATGGAACAAAAACAAAAAGACCCGCACGATCGGATTCTGTTCCTCCATCAAACAAGCCATCTACTTAAGCGACTATTTCACAGAAGCCGGCTACCGTTCACTCGCCTTACACGGCAGCACGGACCGACAAACCCGTACTACCGCACGCAACTTGCTAGAAACAGGCCAACTCGACATCATCTTCACCGTCGATCTATTCAACGAAGGCGTCGATATCCCGAGCGTAGACACACTCCTATTCGCGCGCCCTACCGAATCACTCACCGTCTTCACCCAACAAATCGGACGCGGTTTACGTCTAGCTACCGGCAAATCACATTGCGTAATCATCGACCTAATCGGAAACTATCGCAACGCACGAAAGAAGTTCGAAGTATTTAACGAAAACAAAGAATTACCTACAAAGATTAACAGCGAAACATTTACCGAGAGCGGCAATTTCGAATTCCATTTTGAAACAGCTATCATCGACTTACTTGAAGCAATGAAACAAAACGAACCGATTCAACAACGATTGATCGATGCGTATTTCGATTTGAAAGCAGAGCTTGGACACCGCCCGACGTATCTCGAGTATCATTTGAAAGCGAATGAAGATGCGAAGGCGATTCAACAGAATTTTAAGACGTATCCAATTCTTTTGGAGTATGCGGGTGAACTCGGTGATTTAGAGAAAGAAGTCCTCACGCAATATAGGGACCTACTCATTGAAATCAATAAAACCTTGATGAATAAAAGCTATAAGATGATTCTACTGAAGTACATGCTGACAAGAGGCGCATCGGACTGGTATCGACCTGTTTCACCAAATGAAGTCGCCCCTTTCTTCCATGCGTATTTAATGGAGAAGCCATATCGTCGTGATGCGGATCTATCAGATAGACAAGGTCGGTTGCTTCGGAAATATGATGAAGGTAAAGTAGCTAAATTAATTGCTACGATGCCGATGACGAAGTGGAGTGGGTCTTCTAAAGGAATGTTTGTGTTTGAGGGTGGTGTGTTTGGTACGCAGATAGAAATTGAGGAGCAGCATGAAGTTATTTTGTTTGGCTGGGTAAGGGAGATTTGTGAGTATCGGTTGCATTGGTATTTCGAGAAGAAGAATTCTATTTAA
- a CDS encoding CorA family divalent cation transporter: MEGYFYKRACRRIRRCHQTIRKYNEEIGQLINLESNISSHQGNEIVKTLTVITMLFTPVATWGALWGMNFKFMPELDWKYGYLGAILVIAFSTWSLYYYLKKKNWIGSVLKSSKDKNF; this comes from the coding sequence TTGGAAGGGTATTTCTACAAGCGGGCCTGTCGGCGTATCCGACGATGCCACCAGACGATCCGGAAATATAACGAAGAAATAGGACAGCTGATCAATCTCGAATCCAACATCTCCTCCCATCAAGGCAATGAAATCGTCAAAACGTTGACTGTCATCACGATGCTCTTCACGCCAGTAGCGACTTGGGGTGCCTTATGGGGAATGAACTTCAAATTCATGCCCGAACTCGATTGGAAATATGGCTATTTGGGAGCCATCCTCGTCATCGCTTTTTCTACGTGGAGTTTATATTACTACTTAAAAAAGAAAAACTGGATCGGTAGCGTATTGAAAAGCTCGAAAGATAAGAATTTCTAG
- a CDS encoding TRAP transporter small permease subunit, producing MTNKKKSLSFYDKVTRFSEFGAYVGGCLILLAGFLITYQVAIRYFFKLPTTWELELASYLLIAATFFASSSALHHNAHVNLDIITSSIKEKPRDLLYIIMGILGLIFSIVMVERGVQLWLEAYHQNWRSGTSWNPKLIYPYLIIPIGMTWFAIQYYVEIYRKIRSLSSKDPE from the coding sequence ATGACAAACAAAAAAAAGTCTTTAAGCTTTTATGATAAAGTCACTCGATTTAGCGAATTCGGGGCTTATGTCGGAGGTTGCTTGATTCTTTTGGCCGGCTTCTTGATAACATACCAAGTGGCTATTCGTTACTTCTTTAAATTACCTACAACTTGGGAGCTTGAATTAGCAAGTTACTTACTAATTGCAGCTACATTTTTCGCTTCGTCATCCGCATTGCATCACAATGCCCATGTTAATCTTGACATTATCACTTCAAGTATTAAAGAAAAGCCCCGCGACCTTCTATATATCATCATGGGGATTTTAGGCTTGATTTTTTCAATAGTAATGGTTGAAAGAGGAGTCCAACTATGGTTAGAAGCTTATCATCAGAATTGGAGATCAGGAACTTCGTGGAATCCTAAACTAATTTATCCGTATCTAATTATTCCGATAGGCATGACTTGGTTTGCTATTCAGTACTACGTAGAAATTTACAGAAAGATACGATCACTATCATCAAAGGATCCTGAATGA
- a CDS encoding CaiB/BaiF CoA transferase family protein, with product MPLQGIKIIDLTRILSGPYITMTLADLGAEVIKIESPEGDNTRQWGPPFIGEDSTYYQSINRNKKSLVLNLKTEKGKGIFLDLIKDADVVIENFKPKTIDKLGIGYDVLQEYNPRIILASISGFGQTGPYAEKPGYDILATGMGGFLSVTGEPDGPPVKAGFSIADLGTGMWAGFGILVALWNREKSGEGQWVDLSLLDTMVSWQTYIASNYFSTEKNPKRLGGAHPNIVPYQIFEASDGHFVVAVGNEIMWKKFVGKLNFDALRSKKFELNKDRVENREELILILNDIFKDKPKEEWIKTFESINIPSGPVNEISEVFSDPQVIEREMVYEKEDPETGPVKFLGTPLKFSKTPSKFKNFPPKLGEHSNEILKQLGYTNEEIEKLEQEGVTTICK from the coding sequence ATGCCTTTGCAAGGAATAAAAATTATCGATTTAACTAGAATTTTAAGTGGACCTTATATAACGATGACTTTAGCTGATTTAGGAGCTGAAGTAATCAAAATTGAAAGTCCAGAGGGTGATAATACTAGACAATGGGGGCCACCGTTTATTGGTGAAGATAGCACATACTACCAAAGTATAAATCGAAATAAAAAAAGCTTAGTACTAAATTTAAAAACCGAAAAAGGTAAGGGGATTTTTTTAGACTTAATAAAAGATGCAGATGTTGTAATTGAGAATTTCAAACCTAAAACAATTGACAAGTTAGGTATTGGATATGATGTTTTACAAGAGTATAACCCACGTATCATCTTGGCTTCAATATCAGGATTTGGCCAAACAGGACCATATGCAGAAAAGCCTGGTTACGATATTTTAGCTACTGGGATGGGTGGCTTTCTCTCGGTGACCGGAGAACCAGATGGACCACCAGTAAAAGCTGGATTCTCTATTGCAGATCTTGGTACAGGAATGTGGGCAGGGTTCGGCATCTTAGTTGCATTATGGAATAGAGAGAAGTCAGGAGAGGGCCAATGGGTAGATTTATCTTTGTTAGATACAATGGTATCATGGCAAACTTATATTGCTTCTAATTACTTTTCAACTGAGAAAAATCCAAAGCGGTTAGGTGGAGCCCATCCTAATATTGTACCTTACCAGATCTTTGAAGCTTCTGATGGACACTTCGTCGTTGCAGTTGGAAATGAAATAATGTGGAAGAAGTTTGTAGGTAAACTAAATTTTGACGCATTACGAAGTAAAAAGTTTGAACTGAATAAAGACCGTGTTGAAAATCGGGAAGAATTAATTTTAATTTTAAATGATATATTTAAAGATAAACCCAAAGAAGAATGGATTAAAACTTTTGAAAGTATTAATATTCCAAGTGGTCCAGTAAATGAAATATCTGAAGTGTTTAGTGATCCACAAGTTATTGAAAGGGAAATGGTATATGAAAAAGAAGATCCTGAAACTGGGCCAGTAAAGTTTCTTGGCACACCATTGAAATTTTCTAAAACACCTTCTAAATTTAAGAATTTCCCGCCTAAACTTGGAGAGCATTCAAATGAAATATTAAAACAGTTAGGATATACAAATGAAGAAATTGAAAAACTGGAACAGGAAGGAGTAACGACAATCTGTAAATAA